ATTAGTTTTGTGGCGGACCAACAGACGGGACTATCGCTTTGTGCATGATGGCTTTTGGTTAATGTTGGTAGTAGCTACTACGTGTGACTCCAACCTCCATGTCAGATATTAACTAGCCACCCGTGCATGGACATAAATTGGTCTTttcatccatcccctctcTTAGCCGCCCCTCTTGTTTGCTTCCCACTTCCTTTCTTCACATCCCCTCCGCAGCAAAAGACGCCCCACCCGGTGACCATCATGAACCATCTCctatccctctccctcctggGAGTAGCagccctctccaaccccctcccccaacccggaccaaaccccaacgaccccaacgaccccttcccccccctaccccccGACCTCACCTTCGACGACATCGCCGAGTTCCCCACCTTCAACGGCACAGGCGCAACAATGCTCCGCTTCGGCTGCCACCAGCTCGTAATCGACCGCATCGACCCCCTCGTCAACCCCCGCgccgtcccctccccccaccagcaccaaatcGTCGGCGGCGACGCATTCGACGCGTACATGCCCCTCAAGGACATCGCCAAACGCTCCTCCTGCACCGGCTGCTCGTACAGCGACGACTTTAGCAACTACTGGACTTCCAACTTGTACTTCAGAGCACGGAATGGTAGTTACAAACGAGTCAAACAGATTCCGAATAACCTGCAGTTTAACGATACCTTTACCACGCAGACggatggggggttgacgGCGTATTATGTCAGTCCTGGGCAGGGGGAGCAGGGGGTGAAGGCTTTCAAGCCGGGGTTTAGGATGTTTTTTGGGGATGCGGCGTTGAgggcgaggccgacgacgggGTTCAATTTGAGCAGGCAGACTTGTTTCAGGTGTTATACTGGGCcggggtttgagggggatAATCTGCCTCCGTGTCAGGATCCGGCGGTGGATAGTTGGGGGTTGCCGCAGAGGAAGTGTTTTGGGATTAGGTGAgcggttttgttttggtgagATGGAAGAGAAAAGTTTGCTGATGATTGTTGCTGGGACTAGGAGCAATATCCTGTTTCCAACGTGAGTCCTCTTTCCACGCCCTTTGATACTCTTGCCGGCTTCGGCGTCGGCGACTAACAAGACCAAAGCTGCTGGGACGGCGTCACACTTGACACCCCCGACCACAAATCCCACGTCGCCTACCCCCTCGAGGGACCCCAACCATTCAGCGCCTTCCGCACCGCCGAAGCCtgtcctccttctcacccgGTCAAGATTCCTCAGGTCATGTTGGAGATCGTCTGggacaccacccccttcaacgACCCTGAGCTCTGGCCTGCCGACGGCTCTCAGCCGTTTGTCTTGTCGACTGGTGACCGCTCGGGCTACAGCCAGCATGCGGATTACGTCTTTGGGTGGAAGGGACAGGAGCTGCAAAAGGCGATGAATGCCGGCTGTGCGGCAGCGAATTGTCCCGGGATCAAGGTGCAGAGTTTGAAGAAGGCCAACAAGTGCAAGGTGAAGccgttggtgaaggagaagtcCGAGGGGTGTAAGTTTTGTTTCTTAGACACTGTGTGTGATGTGACGTGGGAGCTGACAAGACTGGACGATAGGGTTGAGTGCGTTGCCTGGTGGGATTCAGGCCCAGTGAGATGTAGTGGCCATCTAAGTTTATGTGACCGGGGAGAAGAAAGCTCACCCATAGTTTCAAGACTTTTGCATCACCCATTGGTGGCTGGATTGCGTGGATGTGAAGATGTGTGAATGACTGGAGCAATGCTCCCCAGTCCCAATCTTCCTCGGCCAGAGGAGGTACCTATGGAGCGGTCCCTTGCCTGGACCGAGCGCTACCATGATTGCAACCACCCCACACACACTGACATATAGACAACCATTCTACCTCCGAACGCCCACAGCTCAAGGTTACATGCCAGGATTCAACCCGCATCCGATAGCTATGCCAGGCCAGGGCTCCAAGAGCCAAACACTCAGCTGAGGAACATTCGGGTGAGTTAAAGCCCATCACTTCCCAACTCGAGGACCCTCTTTCGCTACACACACCCATTTCAAAGCCACCACGTGCATTTGCCGTGCCCTTACTCCAGACCAACCGGACTCTGCCAGCCTCGTTCTCAAGAAACTCACGGATGCAGGGCCAAGATGGAGCTCACCCCGTAGCTATAAGCCAATTGTTACTTGTCTGATGAGGGGGCACGTAGACATATATAACTCGCCCCCGTCTTGGCACTATGAAGTCATCATGACACCCAGAATTTGATGCCTGGGCGATGGATAGGATCTCGGTTAAGATTCGGGATCGATCCACTTGATTGGTATTCAAGTACCTGACCAAACCCCAAGGGGACTTGTTAAGATTTCCACTCGTTTTGAGATGGTGGAATGGAAGGATCATTTCCTCCGGTGTCCGAAAGCACGCGGGGGAATCATCGTCCCATGTGGTTCCTGGATTTGATCAGTGTTTCATTTCATCGATGTTTCCACTTTTCTTGCTTTGCCCTTGAACCCTGAAGTGCGCTATCCGAATCGCTCATGTTGAACACCACGGGAAAGGAAGGATGGGAATTCATGGAAAGCTGGTTTGTTGCATCCATCCTCCTGACttttgatgaggggggggtggtggagggggggaaataCGACGGCGAGTCGGCAATTGGCTCTCCTCACCGCTTCCCTCTTTTCGGATATCTTCCTTCCCGTCAGGCCTCACCACTGCTACCCTGTGCGTGCGGATACGGTGTTgcgagcgagcgagcgagcaaagaatccccctccctcggtGGACTACAAGGCACCTATCACGGATATCTTTATGGcagctggagggggtgttttgtCAGAGGCCAGCTGATGTGCTGCAAAGGAGGGTCTTGGGTGTCATTCTCGGCTGCGCGGCTGGTGCTGGGACCAGGCTTGCTGCCTTGGGCTGGCTGGCCACACACACGGCTTCCCGTCGTTGCATCACGCACGCCCTGCTTCCACCACTGCACTGCGAGGCCCCCCTCCGAGACGCAAGCAACACTTGCACTGCAGGGCGGGCATAGCCGCTCTCGTGTCGATGTATCTTTACATACTTCGTACGGAGTATGCACCGGCGTTTATCCGGCCGATCAACTGCCCTTCTTACCCTTCGAGACCTATGCCCTGTTTTCGCTTCCGCGACTTTCTTCCATGTCAATCGCTCGTTGGTCGCGGCTGCTCAGGCCAATTACCCGATGGATGCAATGTCATGCATTTATTACACTACACCGGTCAgcgatgatggtgtgtgTGATGAAAGCATCCGGTACAGTGTCGAGAGTGTTGAAAAGCGCAATGCGGGTGGAGGCAACCGAGATGTAACTAATAAACGGAGTGAGCCGACAATGACGACGCCGCAGCTGCGGGCTCCGCACTGGCGTTTGGTGCGCGGCACCCACCCGGCCGCccggttttgggggggagaggaagggggacaGGCAGGTAGAGAAACCCCACCCAAAGCTTATTAACACCACTAAGTTAATTTGCTTGGGGCTAGCCAGGTACACTGCAACTACCTTAGTCAGGGGAAGGAAAGTGGGAAAACAATGCTTTTGTTTTGCGCGCAAAAATAGAAAAAAGTAACACAAATGTGAAAATATACACTCTACATACGTGGGGGTAGCGTCgtggccaagaagagaaCAACAATGCGAAACAAACACAAACACTCCCCCAGGTGGTGCGCGCAACAATGCCCTGGGAGGGATTTGGGTGATTGAGTAATCCAAGCCTGTGTGTGATCTGCTAGTCGCCGCCGGCAGCCCACGCCGGGCCAATCCCTACTACTGCCGGGTCGGGATTCTTCGAGCCcaggggggcgggggactGGCCGCCGGGGACCCGGAACCTCTCTGGAGAGGTCACGGATCGCCCGGACCGCTGTATGCGCTGCGAATTACCTCGAAACACACATTTTCTTATTTTCCTCTCACTCACCCACttgtcaccaccagccctccatccctcctccctcgcatACACTACCATTACACCATTCAGACTATCCAACCGCGAACAGCCATCTTGGCCGATGCCCTGATTGATCAGATACGCTACCTCGGAACAGCCTAGTGGGCGAGTCTAGCGCGCGTAATCCCGCGGAGCAACTGGGACCATTCTGGGCTGCAGCAGTGCAGCAGAGCTCACCCGGCCCCCCTGAGGTGTGCTGctcgctgccgctgccgctgcctgTGTGTGCTGAGGCACCACCCCAACGGCAACCGGGATGGCTCCGCGGTCCAATGGCGGAGGACGGAACCTGGAGGTGTCGGCTCGTTCGGTGAGGAGTCcgcccttttttcttttcttcgaTTCCCAACTCCCAGCGGTTGTCGGTGGAAGGGTGGCTTGGGGCCAGACCAGAACAAGGCAGGGGCCGACCACTGAGAACTGACAGTCACATCTCAGATTTCTTCCTTCAGAGgggcagcaccaacagcGATGGATGACCTGCACAGTTCCCCACCATTGGTTGGTTGTGTTAGCCAGCTGGGGTTCCACTCTGATGCCACTGTTCCTGGGACTCCCCCCGGCGTATGCAGGGCTACGAACATGGCGTGTGCACACGGGGAACTGACCCAGGTCTCCCGGGGCTTGGTCACACGACGGCCCGATGTCCTCTTTTGGTGGCCCTCTCACGTCTCTGCTGCCTCTGTCGCCTCTGGAGCAAATTCCGAACCCCCTGACAGACACTACAGCATACAGCACGGCACTAGACACCTCTTGGGCTCCATTTCTCGCTCGAGGTCCTTGCTTCTGTTCAGATTCACTGATCCGATTTTCTCTCTTGTTCACGAGCACCGAGCACCAGGCGGCCCCTGCGTGTCATATTTAGGTGGGTGAatggttgatggagggggaggggtgtgcACAAGAACGAACCCACTGCCCTGgctcgcccccctcccccgctgACGGATTGCTTGGGCTGAGCCGGGACAAGGGTTGCAGAGAGGCGCAACGAGAAAATTGAACAAAATGGGCTCAGGGACCCAGGTCATCAAATTCGCTGATCTGCTCTGCTTGCCGTCCGTCTCTCGCCCGGTAAGTCTTAAATACCACGGGGCGGAGCCAATTCCGTCATGAGTGTGTCTCTCGTCTGCTATCAAGAAGAACTCGCCAACTTTCATACCGAGCCGTGCCggtgttgtcgttgttgctgttgtcggccatggcgaTGAACCACGACCATGACCAGCATCGCAtcaaccctcctcaccacctgtGCACCGAATCAACACGTCCCGGCCCCGTACCGTCCAGCAACAcatccaactcctccagcaccaccgccacaaccaccactgcAGCTGGAACCAACCCAACACGCACACGCTTCCATAAAAGACTTTAATCCGAGAAAAGCTGCCACACCACACCTGAGACAACCGAATtgcttttttccctctctgcTCCCACTCACTGGCTTTGGAGTGTCCGGGGAAGCCCTCCACGTCATCCGCCGGGCcggcccccttcccctcccctcccttgGGTTGCTCCTCGGGATCTGGATCAGGAACTTGAGACTCCTcgcatcttcttcatcgaaGCCGGTGAAAGAGTAATTGAAGCCGGCCACCTGGCAGCAATCACCTGCCTAGATAGCATAGAGCCTCTTTGTCCACGGACTCCCGATACCGTCAGCCGGCCTCTCTGTCTGCAGTATCCCCGAGTATAAGATCCCGGCCACTTGGCACCTTTGCAcactcaccccctcccgcaacaacaaccaccagcctACCATTTCATGATCCCCTACTCTGGTCATATCGAGGAAAAGACCTCGCTCCGTTGGCGACAACAGTTTCGATACACCAGCAACCCTTACGCGGCTTCTCGGTCCGATATctcacccaacaacaccgacGCAGCCATGAGTGACCAACCCTTCCCGACTGCCGCCTTCAAGCAGCAGTATCACGGCATCGAGATCTCCTTCCCTGCAGGACAAGGCGACTTCCGCAGCGTGCGCAACTCGTGTGCAGCAGCATGCCGTGCATTCAACAGCACACCAGAGGATGCCGACGTAAAAGTCCGCGGCGAGAAGTGGCTCGAGTACGTTTTATGTTTCTTGTTCTCCGATCGGTCCCGGCCGAGTACCTCGGAGTTTGTCCTTATGTGCCCTGTGTTTCGACGGCTAACaaacgtttttttttttgttttttttcttgtagCATTGTCAAGCCCAACCGTCCTAAGAAGGCGGATGGTACTTCGGCAGAGGAGGGCACCATGGTCACCCACGACCAGGCCATCACCAATCCTACCCTCAAGGCCACCATCCCGTTTGTCAAGCCTCCTCTCTGGGTTGACTACGGTACTCGTCTAAAGGTGGCGAGCACCACCTTCATAAACCGCAACTGCGTGATCCTCGACACGCCCGTGGCTGACTTGATCATTGGGGAACGCTGCAACATTGGCACCAATTGCACCATTGTCTGCGTTGGTCGTAAgttttctctctccccctctctctcccccgtTCTCTCTCCCCcgttctctctccctccccggtctcatttcttttcttctctctgtGTGGTGTGTTCAGCTCAGCCTGCTTTCTCATGTCTCGGAATCATCCGGTCCGGGCAAACGGGAGCTGTTCCCGAGGATCAAGGTTGCGGGACCTTTTGTCTCGCACTGCTGCAGATGCATCCCAATGGGGAAGTCGATGACCAACAAGACATGACACTaacacacaacaacagacCCAGTCAGCCTGGAAGGGCGAAGGACGACCAAGCTGAGCACCGGTGCTCCCGTCACGATTGGCAACGATGTTTGGATCGGCGCCAACGTCACCATCCTGTgagttctttttttttctttttctttttttgagTTCTTTTCATGATACACCTCTCAGATATGATTGGTCAGATaaatccccccccccggtTACCTGATGCTTTTTGCTGACCATGCAGACCGGGTGTCTCGATTGGAAACGGCGCAGTCATTGGCGCCGGCACGGTAGTCAACTGCAACATCCCACCCATGACCCTCGCCGTCGGGTCACCTGTCCGGCTGGTCAAGGCGCTGGCCCTCAACGAAGACAAGCCAGCCGTTTTGATCAAGACACTCGACGAGTCAAAGGAGCTGACCAACTCATTACCCATGGAGCACTGGGACGGGACCGACGCTGCCTTTCGCGCCGCCCAGGCCGCGCAGCTCGCGCAAAAGAGCAACCGGCGGGGGGGCAGCGAGCACCAGCgcgtggaggagcagcagcgggagcGGCTCAGAAAGTCGGAGATTGTCGTCATTGCGGCTGTCACGACGGTGGTGCTCgcgctgctgatgctgtttAGCTTGTTCTTCTTTGCGGGGCTGTATCTGGGGGAGAGCAGGGGCTGTTTGAGGAGCTCCGATCTTTGATGACACACCTCACCTAACCCAGCAAACAGACCTtacacaaacaacaacccaccacACGGCCGGCTCTTGTCGTGggcaacaacgacaacgacaacaacaacaacaacaacaacaacaacaacaacaacaagaacaagaaattATACACATCGGAAGGGAATAAAGCCGATACTTAATAGAGGAGGATTCACACCGACAACACCGACTCGACAAAAGGGACCCACAGAACAAACGAGCGACACCAAACACGCATtgtaacaacaacaacaacaacaacaacaacaacaacaacaacaacaacaacaacaacaggaaGCAGGCAACAACCatatttctttcttttccttttcttttcacgGGATACCCTCACTTATTTCTCAGGGCAAAGGGTAGCGGGAGGGGGCAAATCAACAGAGGTTTTTTTCCAGGACTCGGTTGGGAAacggggggttgggggaggggcgaaTGGAAACGGGCAAACAAACATGGGTCGAAAAACAAACAGGGGATTTCATTTCTGgtcggggggtgggggaaagggaaaggggacggggaaggggattAAAAaggcgtgtgtgtgtgtgtgttgtgtgtcGTTGTGGCCTCTTCACAAAACCTCCCAACTTTTGCTTTTTATAGTAGGTACCTGGTACGGGCATGACACAAGGTCTTTAAGGTAGCGTTGATATTTTTTTCTCGGTCTCTGATTTTGCCGCGTTTTAGCGTTTCGGTTTTTGCTGAATATATATACCCCCGGCTTTTTCTAAGCAACACTCTGTCTACACCACACACATGGCACCATGCAATATGTGAATCACATTTCAGCTCGTTGGGGGATGGATGTACAAAAACTTCCAGGTTGGCGGCAAGCCACAACCTCTACTCTATTCATTAAAAAACATAACACCAACATAACTTTATCCACCAAGGAAGCCCTCCTACTCAAACTTGGCAACCTCATACATATCATCCGgatccttcccctccccctcaacaaaccccctcacctccccaaccctcttctcaatctcccccaacacctcctccctgttatccccctccctcaccccctccaccaccgcccacctAGCAACATCAAATCTACTGACCCcattcaacaacatcatATCAAacggcgtcgtcgtcgtcccctcctccctataaccctcaaccctcatcctccccaccccctctcgtccaaacaacaacccctgcAGCTCAGTCGGATACCCATGATAATTAAACAACACCGGCCTCTCCCGCGTAAACAACTCCAAAAACCTCTCCTTGCTCAACGCATGAGGGTGCCTGCTCACGGGAGCAAGAATCATAAGGTCAGTAACATTCACCACTCTGACCTTCAGCGCCGGACAAATCTCTCGGAGCAGTTCCGCcgccttgacaacctcaaacGTGACCTCCACCCCGATGCCCACCAAGACAACATCCGGCTCCTCATTCGGCCCGAGAGGGGTCGAGGCAAACTGCCAGATGCTCGCGCCTTGCCTGCAGTGTTCGGCCGCTTCTTCTGCAGAGAGGTACACAGCAGTAGGCTGCTTGGACCCGATGATGAGATTCGTATAATTCCTTGACCCGAGGCAGTGGTGAACAGTCGACAAAAAACAATTGGCGTCGGGAGGAAGATAAACCCTCGCAGCCTCAGCCTTGAGGTTAAGAACCGCACCAATGAAGCTAGGGTTCTGATGAGAAAACCCATTGTGTTCCTGCCGAGCCCAAGTGCTGGTTTCAATGTAGTTGATCGACGCCAAATCCCCCCTCCAGGGAACTTCCCGGGCGATCTTGACAAACTTGGAGTACTGTACCATCATGGTGTGGACAATACCTAAAAAAGACTCATAACTAGGAAAGATGGCAGTCCTCCCAGTCAGAGTATACCCCTGCATGAAAGCCTGGCAGTCATGCTCCGACAGCACCTCgatcaccctccccccgtTCCCCCTCGAATACTCATCCCACTGAAAGTTCCTCTGCGTGTGATCCAGTATCGCATCCAGCTTGTTGCTCTCCAGCTCATCCGGCGAAAACAACCTTATGCTCTTCGGATTCTCCCGAAACACCCTGTCCAAAAACTTGCCCGTAACCTTCATGCAGCTCTGATCaatccccttctccaccgtAAACTCCCTCCAATCaaccctcttcaacccctcatAGGCATCATACGTCAGCCTATTCTgccccaacctcctctcacTCTCCCGCGGTAAAATCCTcgtcacctcctccgtcgGCCTTCCGTCCTTAACCAGCTCCCCAATCCGATAACTCTCAAGCCacttcctcaactcccccagctgtccatcctcctcccccgccttgGGAAGCGGCACCTGATGCGAGTGAAAACTCCCCTCAATaatcttcccatccacctccttcggCCCCGTCCACCCCTTCGGCGTCCTCAGCACAATCATCGGCCACCTCGGCTTAACCActgccctcccctccctcgccgccttctgTATCTTCCTGATCTCCCCCAAAGCCCAgtccaaccccccctgcaactcctcatccacccgttccaaatcctccaccaccaaaacctgATACCCATACCCACTAAACAAAGCCACAATCTCCTTGTCATCCATACACCCAAAAATAGTCCTCTCGCTAATCTTGAACCCGTTGACATGCAGTATCGGGATCACCGCCCCCGACTCCTTCGGGTCCAAGAATTTGATCGCATGCCACGCCGTAGCCGTCGGCCCCGTCTCCgcttctccatcaccaaccactACCGTGACGACCAAGTCAGGCTTGTCCATGACAGCACCAAACGCCGCCCCCAGCGCAtaccccaactcccccccctcatgAATAGCACCCGGAGTCTCGGCATTGATATGACTCGGAAACCCCCCCGGCACAGAAAATCTCGTCACCAGGTTATGAAACCCGCTTTCTGTGAGATCATACTCCCCGGGGTAAAACCTCTCCAGTGACCCCTCAAGCCATAAAGCAGCCAGCGCAGCGGGAGCGCCGTGACCGGGACCGATGATGAAAATCATTTCTAGGTCGTGGTTGTTTCGCAAAagaaggttgaggtgggAATACACAAGGACGAGGCCAGGGCAGGTGCCCCAGTGCCCGAGGAGACGAGGCTTGATGTcgttgtgggagagggggttttgCAGCAGAGTGTTGGAGCGGAGGAAGATCATGGATGCGGCGAGGTAGTTTGCTGCTCGCTGGAAGGCtttgagggaggcgaggtcggtgggggggaggggtttgggagggagggtgacaGATAGGTCGTGGAGGATGCTgtctgggagggaggaggggagggcgggggggttggggatggggatttCGGATTGGGgcattttggtggtgtttttttcAGGTTGTCGTGATGTTTGTTGAAGGTTGTGTTTGCTGATACCTAGTGAGACCGTTCCGTAGTCGTGGTCGTGTGAGTGCTAGTTCAACGGTAGGGCGGTGTCAAAGTATTGCGGGCCGCGCCGTTAAACTCAATTGTATAGTGAACGGTCGTTGTCTGTGCGAGATGCATGCAATAGTTTGAGAGCGTTCGTTCATCGCAGCTTTTTGCAGTTTCAGCTTCGGATGGCAGGTTGATAACCAGCAGGAGCTCTGTCGTATCGATGACGTAGGGCAGTCCCACcaatcaacccccatcctgCACAACAACCAAGCTGTCGGATCGGCCCACTTTTCCCATTGGCTGTCATGACCCGGGAATGCCCTCACGCAACGGAAGTCACGGAATCAAGAAACGCTCATAGTGGCATCATATACAAATCTATTACCCTCATGTATCCATAGGTTTTTGTAGTGTGAGGTAAGTAAAACCTACCGCCCCAAACCAAGCCCAACAACCCTCATAGGCCACTCGATCCACTCCCTGTGCTCCTCATCCAAGATCTCATgcgccctctccaccaagtGGTCCCCCCATCCTTGAAGCCACCACGTCCTCTCATGATGTTTCCACAGTATGCAAAAATGCGCAAAGATGGCCACCGCTTCCGGTGTGGGTATCTTGAGCAGCGGCACAAGCGAGTCTGACACCtcccacaaccacagcatAGCATCCAACacatccttttcctcctccgccccttCTCCATTCTGTTCTCGCGTGATGATCACCAACGATAACTCCAGCTCATCAAGAGCGTGGATATACGTAGCCAGCCGCTCTTGGGCACCCTCCTGGCCTTCTTGTTTCTGCATGCTAACCAGGATATTTTGTCTCAGAGCAGACAGCGGCCCCCACGCCTCTCCCATCTGGCTCTCTTGCATCTTTGCTCTGTGCgtcctccacctctgccCTCCATACGCGAGAAACGGCGCTAGCATTGTCTCGTGACCTCTCGGCCCAAGGACACTGCTCAGTGATTTGGC
The sequence above is a segment of the Podospora pseudoanserina strain CBS 124.78 chromosome 5, whole genome shotgun sequence genome. Coding sequences within it:
- a CDS encoding hypothetical protein (antiSMASH:Cluster_14; EggNog:ENOG503P00U; COG:S): MDINWSFHPSPLLAAPLVCFPLPFFTSPPQQKTPHPVTIMNHLLSLSLLGVAALSNPLPQPGPNPNDPNDPFPPLPPDLTFDDIAEFPTFNGTGATMLRFGCHQLVIDRIDPLVNPRAVPSPHQHQIVGGDAFDAYMPLKDIAKRSSCTGCSYSDDFSNYWTSNLYFRARNGSYKRVKQIPNNLQFNDTFTTQTDGGLTAYYVSPGQGEQGVKAFKPGFRMFFGDAALRARPTTGFNLSRQTCFRCYTGPGFEGDNLPPCQDPAVDSWGLPQRKCFGIRSNILFPTCWDGVTLDTPDHKSHVAYPLEGPQPFSAFRTAEACPPSHPVKIPQVMLEIVWDTTPFNDPELWPADGSQPFVLSTGDRSGYSQHADYVFGWKGQELQKAMNAGCAAANCPGIKVQSLKKANKCKVKPLVKEKSEGWLSALPGGIQAQ
- a CDS encoding hypothetical protein (COG:E; EggNog:ENOG503PERG) is translated as MIPYSGHIEEKTSLRWRQQFRYTSNPYAASRSDISPNNTDAAMSDQPFPTAAFKQQYHGIEISFPAGQGDFRSVRNSCAAACRAFNSTPEDADVKVRGEKWLDIVKPNRPKKADGTSAEEGTMVTHDQAITNPTLKATIPFVKPPLWVDYGTRLKVASTTFINRNCVILDTPVADLIIGERCNIGTNCTIVCVGHPVSLEGRRTTKLSTGAPVTIGNDVWIGANVTILPGVSIGNGAVIGAGTVVNCNIPPMTLAVGSPVRLVKALALNEDKPAVLIKTLDESKELTNSLPMEHWDGTDAAFRAAQAAQLAQKSNRRGGSEHQRVEEQQRERLRKSEIVVIAAVTTVVLALLMLFSLFFFAGLYLGESRGCLRSSDL
- a CDS encoding hypothetical protein (EggNog:ENOG503NWRX; COG:G) gives rise to the protein MPQSEIPIPNPPALPSSLPDSILHDLSVTLPPKPLPPTDLASLKAFQRAANYLAASMIFLRSNTLLQNPLSHNDIKPRLLGHWGTCPGLVLVYSHLNLLLRNNHDLEMIFIIGPGHGAPAALAALWLEGSLERFYPGEYDLTESGFHNLVTRFSVPGGFPSHINAETPGAIHEGGELGYALGAAFGAVMDKPDLVVTVVVGDGEAETGPTATAWHAIKFLDPKESGAVIPILHVNGFKISERTIFGCMDDKEIVALFSGYGYQVLVVEDLERVDEELQGGLDWALGEIRKIQKAAREGRAVVKPRWPMIVLRTPKGWTGPKEVDGKIIEGSFHSHQVPLPKAGEEDGQLGELRKWLESYRIGELVKDGRPTEEVTRILPRESERRLGQNRLTYDAYEGLKRVDWREFTVEKGIDQSCMKVTGKFLDRVFRENPKSIRLFSPDELESNKLDAILDHTQRNFQWDEYSRGNGGRVIEVLSEHDCQAFMQGYTLTGRTAIFPSYESFLGIVHTMMVQYSKFVKIAREVPWRGDLASINYIETSTWARQEHNGFSHQNPSFIGAVLNLKAEAARVYLPPDANCFLSTVHHCLGSRNYTNLIIGSKQPTAVYLSAEEAAEHCRQGASIWQFASTPLGPNEEPDVVLVGIGVEVTFEVVKAAELLREICPALKVRVVNVTDLMILAPVSRHPHALSKERFLELFTRERPVLFNYHGMRVEGYREEGTTTTPFDMMLLNGVSRFDVARWAVVEGVREGDNREEVLGEIEKRVGEVRGFVEGEGKDPDDMYEVAKFE